The following proteins are encoded in a genomic region of Pseudodesulfovibrio mercurii:
- the msrB gene encoding peptide-methionine (R)-S-oxide reductase MsrB codes for MFRKPALIVLAGAVLLAAGIGSTLFSTSEEQAMADNGNTHFETATLAGGCFWCVEADMQKLPGVIKVVSGYAGGSEPDPTYEQVSSGTTGHREAVQVTFDPARIGYAQILDHYWRHFDPTDGGGSFGDRGFQYTSAIFYHDKAQRAVAEASKKALDESGRFDGPVVTAVVEFTTFYPAEGYHQNYCRFNPVRYKTYRHFSGRDRFTAEHWGEEAEAVVKTARAQTEPPAPEPFLKPAPDVLKRTLTPLQYDVTQREGTEPPFNNRYWDNHADGIYVDVVSGEPLFASTDKFDSGSGWPSFTRPLVPENLVEREDRSLFAARTEVRSKGGDSHLGHVFNDGPAPTGLRYCLNSAALRFIPKDEMAAEGYAKFLYLFD; via the coding sequence ATGTTCCGCAAACCCGCGCTCATCGTCCTGGCCGGAGCCGTGCTCCTGGCCGCAGGAATCGGATCGACCCTGTTTTCGACATCGGAGGAACAGGCCATGGCTGACAACGGCAATACCCACTTCGAGACGGCCACCCTGGCGGGCGGTTGTTTCTGGTGCGTGGAGGCGGACATGCAGAAGCTGCCCGGCGTGATCAAGGTCGTCTCGGGCTATGCGGGCGGCAGCGAACCCGATCCCACCTACGAACAGGTCTCAAGCGGGACCACGGGCCACCGCGAGGCGGTCCAGGTGACCTTCGACCCTGCGCGCATCGGCTACGCCCAGATTCTCGACCACTACTGGCGCCACTTCGACCCCACGGACGGCGGCGGCTCCTTCGGAGACCGGGGGTTCCAGTACACCTCGGCCATCTTCTACCACGACAAGGCCCAACGCGCCGTGGCCGAAGCCTCGAAAAAGGCCCTGGACGAATCCGGCCGGTTCGATGGCCCGGTGGTCACCGCCGTCGTCGAATTCACCACCTTCTACCCGGCCGAGGGCTACCACCAGAACTACTGCCGGTTCAATCCCGTGCGCTACAAGACCTACCGCCACTTCTCGGGCCGCGACCGGTTCACGGCCGAGCACTGGGGCGAAGAGGCCGAGGCTGTGGTCAAGACGGCCCGCGCCCAAACCGAACCCCCGGCCCCCGAGCCCTTCCTCAAGCCCGCCCCGGACGTCCTCAAGCGCACGCTCACCCCGCTCCAGTACGACGTGACCCAGCGCGAAGGCACGGAACCGCCCTTCAACAACCGCTACTGGGACAACCACGCGGACGGCATCTACGTGGACGTGGTCAGCGGCGAACCGCTCTTCGCCAGCACGGACAAGTTCGATTCCGGCTCGGGCTGGCCGAGCTTCACCCGCCCCCTGGTCCCGGAAAACCTGGTTGAAAGGGAGGACCGCTCCCTCTTCGCCGCGCGCACCGAAGTGCGGAGCAAAGGAGGCGACTCGCACCTGGGCCACGTGTTCAACGACGGCCCCGCGCCCACCGGCCTGCGCTACTGCCTGAACTCCGCCGCCCTGCGCTTCATCCCAAAGGATGAAATGGCCGCCGAAGGCTACGCGAAATTCCTGTATCTCTTTGACTGA
- the nadD gene encoding nicotinate (nicotinamide) nucleotide adenylyltransferase, translating into MKRGILGGSFNPVHTGHVRMAVEVLEQLGLDRVELVPASEPPHKRGGDMLPFELRLELVRRALEGIAGLGANSLEAERSGPSFTCDTLTCYRTEGPADELFFILGASTFLELHTWRRGLEIPALASLVVVNRWEAADDVAGFVTEHWPEAEPETALTDVGRWRLPGGNTIRLLDTPRLDIKGGHIRRRWRDHRNLSLLVPDGVRDLLEERADEIALHWGARRGA; encoded by the coding sequence GTGAAGAGAGGGATATTGGGCGGCAGCTTCAACCCGGTGCACACCGGGCACGTGCGCATGGCCGTGGAGGTCCTGGAGCAGCTCGGGCTCGACCGGGTGGAGCTGGTTCCGGCGAGCGAGCCGCCGCACAAACGGGGCGGGGACATGCTGCCCTTCGAACTGCGCCTGGAGCTGGTCCGGCGGGCCCTCGAAGGCATTGCGGGCCTGGGGGCCAACTCCCTGGAGGCCGAGCGGTCCGGCCCGTCCTTCACCTGCGACACCCTGACCTGCTACCGCACCGAGGGCCCGGCCGACGAGCTCTTCTTCATCCTCGGCGCGTCCACCTTCCTGGAGCTGCACACCTGGCGGCGCGGGCTGGAGATTCCGGCCCTGGCCTCGCTGGTGGTGGTCAACCGCTGGGAGGCGGCCGACGACGTGGCCGGGTTCGTGACCGAGCACTGGCCCGAGGCCGAGCCCGAGACCGCGCTCACTGACGTGGGCCGGTGGCGGCTGCCCGGCGGCAACACCATCCGGCTGCTGGACACGCCCCGCCTGGACATCAAGGGCGGGCACATCCGTCGCCGCTGGCGGGACCACCGCAACCTGAGCCTGCTCGTGCCGGACGGGGTCCGTGACCTGCTGGAGGAGCGGGCCGACGAGATCGCCCTCCACTGGGGCGCGCGCCGGGGGGCGTGA
- a CDS encoding glutamate-5-semialdehyde dehydrogenase: MDIREQMVEMGKRAKAAARRLSAASGKAKRDALLILADLLEAESPAIAEANKLDLDAAAERGLDKARVQRLTISDKVLKSMVNGCREVAAMADPVGEIESMVKRPNGMLVGRMRVPLGVVAMIYESRPNATVDAGILCLKAGNAVILRGGSEAFHSNKCLAELMHTALERAGLPRDAVQVPPTTDRAAVTELLKLEEYIDVVIPRGGEGLIRAVTSQATMPVLKHYKGVCQIFADASCDIDKAVPIIENAKMQYPSGCNAVECLLIHEDVAGALLPRVAAAMGPKGVQFRACPRSLPLLGEFARPAVDADWGYEFLDLILAVRVVRDLDEAMDYIAAHGSNHTESILSEDYANCMRFIREVDASLVVANATTRFNDGAQLGLGAEIGISTSKLHAYGPMGIKELTSAKFVLLGEGQIRE, encoded by the coding sequence ATGGACATACGCGAACAGATGGTGGAGATGGGCAAGCGGGCCAAGGCGGCCGCGCGGCGGCTTTCGGCGGCATCGGGCAAGGCCAAGCGGGACGCCCTGCTGATCCTGGCCGACCTGCTGGAGGCCGAGTCTCCGGCCATTGCCGAGGCCAACAAGCTCGACCTCGACGCCGCGGCCGAGCGCGGCCTGGACAAGGCCCGCGTGCAGCGGCTGACCATCAGCGACAAGGTGCTCAAGTCCATGGTCAACGGGTGCCGCGAGGTGGCGGCCATGGCCGACCCCGTGGGCGAGATCGAGTCCATGGTCAAGCGGCCCAACGGCATGCTCGTGGGCCGCATGCGCGTGCCGCTCGGCGTGGTGGCCATGATCTACGAGTCCCGGCCCAACGCCACGGTGGACGCGGGCATCCTCTGCCTCAAGGCGGGCAACGCGGTCATCCTGCGCGGCGGCAGCGAGGCCTTCCACTCCAACAAGTGCCTGGCGGAGCTGATGCACACGGCCCTGGAGCGGGCCGGGCTGCCCCGCGACGCGGTCCAGGTGCCGCCGACCACGGACCGCGCGGCCGTGACCGAACTGCTCAAGCTCGAAGAGTACATCGACGTGGTCATCCCACGCGGCGGCGAGGGCCTCATCCGGGCCGTGACCAGCCAGGCGACCATGCCCGTGCTCAAGCACTACAAGGGAGTGTGCCAGATCTTCGCTGACGCCTCCTGCGACATCGACAAGGCCGTGCCGATTATCGAGAACGCCAAGATGCAGTACCCCAGCGGCTGCAACGCCGTGGAGTGCCTGCTAATCCATGAGGACGTGGCCGGGGCCCTGCTGCCCAGGGTGGCGGCGGCCATGGGCCCCAAGGGCGTGCAGTTTAGGGCCTGCCCCAGGTCCCTGCCCCTGCTCGGCGAGTTCGCCCGGCCCGCCGTGGACGCGGACTGGGGCTACGAGTTCCTGGACCTGATCCTGGCCGTCCGGGTGGTCCGGGACCTGGACGAGGCCATGGACTACATCGCGGCCCACGGCTCCAACCACACGGAGTCCATCCTGTCCGAGGACTACGCCAACTGCATGCGCTTCATTCGCGAGGTGGACGCCTCACTGGTGGTGGCCAACGCGACCACGCGCTTCAACGACGGGGCGCAGCTCGGCCTGGGCGCGGAAATCGGCATCTCCACCTCCAAGCTGCACGCCTATGGCCCCATGGGCATCAAGGAGCTGACCAGCGCGAAGTTCGTCCTCCTGGGCGAAGGCCAAATTCGGGAGTAG
- a CDS encoding DUF6790 family protein, with the protein MFVFYLAAAAVVLALLNMLFTGAPFFATLLAWLLGVQVGLGALWAFLGHYYKSDEVAAYIGWRPGSPFQKEIAFTNLALGVCGVLAFFLRHSPLRDGFWLATILFATCFLVGAFTVHARDLRVGGNKKPGNAGPVFFADIGMPVILWVLYWLR; encoded by the coding sequence ATGTTCGTCTTCTACCTGGCCGCTGCCGCCGTCGTCCTGGCCCTCCTCAACATGCTCTTCACCGGCGCGCCCTTTTTCGCCACCCTCCTGGCCTGGCTCCTCGGGGTCCAGGTCGGCCTGGGCGCGCTCTGGGCCTTCCTCGGCCACTACTACAAATCCGACGAGGTCGCCGCCTACATCGGCTGGCGGCCGGGCAGCCCCTTCCAGAAGGAAATCGCCTTCACCAACCTCGCCCTGGGCGTCTGCGGCGTCCTCGCCTTTTTCCTCCGCCACTCCCCCCTGCGCGACGGCTTCTGGCTGGCCACCATCCTCTTCGCCACCTGCTTCCTGGTCGGCGCCTTCACCGTCCACGCCCGCGACCTCCGCGTAGGCGGCAACAAAAAACCCGGCAACGCCGGGCCCGTGTTCTTCGCGGACATCGGCATGCCGGTAATCTTGTGGGTGTTGTATTGGTTGCGGTAA
- a CDS encoding cysteine synthase, with protein MNKNLLELIGNTPLVEIRHLNPNPNVRILAKIESQNPGGSIKDRVAAAMIEAAERSGELTRDKIIIEATSGNTGVGLAMVAAIKGYRIKLLMPETASEERKMIMAAYGAELELTPGHLATDGAIEQAYRYAREEPDKYVLMDQYNNPASIQAHYMGTGLEIWDQTGGAVTHCVMTLGTSGTAMGIAKRLHEMGKVYVAAVEPYAGHKIQGLKNMLESYPPGIYDKTALDEVLHVEDEDAFENCRRLAREEGIFAGMSSGAALGGALQMAERLDKGLIVVIFPDSGERYLSTHLYRRQSGSGVTIFDMATGADKMLNTGAGLCAYTMGPSLDNPDGLDSWRRLVLLDVFLRHLAGRGVKASGVAGLTDMDDRTLAAAREADTDRASLAESRREDILARGRAMGLSDELKFPLSSASNETALSLCRKLLGKGLAYEKLRSVYFDVFRDKRYGEIGTVDMDKVSGGRTVDLDAYVKDNPLDFTLLKRASLMDLKRGEVLETQWGNVRPSWFLQHAAMALDELPRTDVMIGSDKHRFPHLENLRAIWSTAGREVQAWTACQQTSDAEGETLATVAETLGGFRAARLWLLSAAPRKPLCASADNLAMWARNWRRIQEGAVALTLALDARGDTVSTDVEQAVFDLKAAFRTAMDDGLKLHHFWPALFRFIKQVNQWAGDDRLTGAAARACLDELKAMDAILAILDPAQMPVPLSDLPVPVQGLVADRQKAREAKDFALSDELRDKIAAAGFRVEDTGGAPRVFNT; from the coding sequence ATGAACAAGAACCTGCTTGAGCTGATCGGCAATACGCCGCTGGTGGAGATTCGCCACCTCAACCCCAATCCCAACGTCAGGATTTTGGCCAAGATCGAGAGCCAGAACCCCGGCGGGTCCATCAAGGACCGCGTGGCCGCCGCCATGATTGAGGCCGCCGAGCGATCGGGCGAGCTGACCAGGGACAAGATCATCATCGAGGCCACCTCGGGCAACACCGGGGTCGGGCTGGCCATGGTCGCGGCCATCAAGGGGTACCGCATCAAGCTGCTCATGCCCGAGACGGCGAGCGAGGAGCGCAAGATGATCATGGCCGCCTACGGGGCGGAGCTGGAGCTGACGCCGGGCCACCTGGCCACGGACGGGGCCATCGAGCAGGCCTACCGCTACGCCCGCGAGGAGCCGGACAAGTACGTGCTCATGGACCAGTACAACAACCCGGCCTCCATCCAGGCGCACTACATGGGCACCGGGCTGGAAATCTGGGACCAGACCGGCGGCGCGGTGACGCACTGCGTCATGACGCTCGGCACCTCGGGCACGGCCATGGGCATCGCGAAACGGCTGCACGAGATGGGCAAGGTCTACGTGGCCGCGGTGGAGCCCTACGCGGGTCACAAGATTCAGGGCCTCAAGAACATGCTCGAATCCTACCCGCCGGGCATCTACGACAAGACCGCCCTGGACGAGGTCCTGCACGTGGAGGACGAGGACGCCTTCGAGAACTGCCGCAGGCTGGCGCGCGAGGAGGGCATCTTCGCGGGCATGAGCTCGGGCGCGGCGCTGGGCGGAGCGTTGCAGATGGCCGAGCGGCTGGACAAGGGGCTGATCGTAGTCATCTTCCCGGACTCGGGCGAGCGCTACCTGTCCACCCACCTCTACCGGCGGCAGTCGGGCAGCGGGGTGACGATTTTCGACATGGCCACGGGCGCGGACAAGATGCTCAACACCGGCGCGGGCCTTTGCGCGTACACCATGGGCCCGAGCCTGGACAACCCGGACGGCCTGGACTCCTGGCGGCGGCTGGTGCTGCTCGACGTGTTCCTCCGCCACCTGGCCGGGCGCGGGGTCAAGGCCTCGGGCGTGGCCGGGCTGACCGACATGGACGACCGCACCCTGGCGGCCGCCCGCGAGGCGGACACGGACCGGGCCTCCCTGGCCGAGTCGCGGCGCGAAGACATCCTGGCGCGCGGCCGGGCTATGGGGTTGTCCGATGAACTGAAATTTCCCCTGTCCTCGGCCAGCAACGAGACCGCGCTTTCCCTGTGCCGCAAGCTCCTGGGCAAGGGGCTGGCCTACGAGAAGCTGCGCAGCGTCTACTTCGACGTGTTCCGCGACAAGCGGTACGGCGAGATCGGCACCGTGGACATGGACAAGGTCTCGGGCGGCCGCACCGTGGACCTGGACGCCTACGTCAAGGACAACCCGCTGGATTTCACCTTGCTCAAGCGCGCCTCGCTCATGGACCTGAAGCGCGGCGAGGTCCTGGAGACCCAGTGGGGCAACGTGCGGCCGAGCTGGTTTTTGCAGCACGCGGCCATGGCGCTCGACGAGCTGCCGCGCACGGACGTGATGATCGGTTCGGACAAGCACCGCTTCCCGCACCTGGAGAACCTGCGGGCCATCTGGTCCACGGCCGGGCGCGAGGTCCAGGCGTGGACCGCCTGCCAGCAGACCTCGGACGCCGAGGGCGAGACCCTGGCCACGGTGGCCGAAACCCTCGGCGGGTTCCGCGCGGCCCGGCTGTGGCTCCTGTCCGCCGCCCCGCGCAAGCCGCTCTGCGCCTCGGCCGACAACCTGGCCATGTGGGCGCGCAACTGGCGGCGCATCCAGGAGGGCGCGGTGGCCCTGACCCTGGCGCTCGACGCGCGCGGCGACACGGTCTCGACCGACGTGGAGCAGGCGGTCTTCGACCTCAAGGCGGCCTTCCGCACGGCCATGGACGACGGCCTCAAGCTGCACCATTTCTGGCCCGCCCTGTTCCGGTTCATCAAGCAGGTCAACCAGTGGGCCGGGGACGACCGGCTGACCGGCGCGGCCGCCCGGGCCTGCCTGGACGAACTCAAGGCCATGGACGCCATCCTGGCCATCCTCGACCCCGCCCAGATGCCCGTGCCCCTGTCCGACCTGCCCGTCCCGGTCCAGGGCTTGGTGGCCGACCGCCAGAAGGCGCGCGAGGCAAAGGACTTCGCCCTGTCCGACGAACTGCGCGACAAGATCGCCGCCGCCGGATTCCGGGTGGAAGACACAGGCGGCGCGCCGAGAGTCTTCAACACCTAG
- a CDS encoding sigma-54-dependent Fis family transcriptional regulator, with the protein MATNTQDHSGDLSYLHTLRTIQETLRKETTLEESLNALLKTLALDMEYVRAFMVIMDPKTENLKLSLTYSPAQSDDVTYSPGRGIIGRVFDSGQSISVPRMSDDPEFLNKAFGRSPEELRKLGFICVPVINLRSDESEVIGALSVDVPLIPADDMAAHRDFLEVVAGIIAGHVAQLQEEMATQNHLLSQGLMAGGADTTPPKDFVAASKAMRLVLRQSTQVAPSRATALLRGESGTGKELLAEAIHQASPRADKPLIKLNCAALPSELIESELFGHQKGAFTGAFQTKRGLFEVADQGTLFLDEIGELSMDAQAKVLRAIQEKEIQRVGSEQTITVDVRLICATHQPLEELLEKGLFREDLYYRINVFPIFIPPLKERREDILPLAEHFLAEFTDEYGKEVKRISTPAIELLVMYHWPGNVRELKNCMERAVLLCEEQVIRTYHLPPTLQSAESSATGTNLSFGEAVAKFEQELLIDSLKKTGGNMLQSARDLRVSYRIVNYKVKKYNIDVKKYSQTKKKPKKKLEV; encoded by the coding sequence ATGGCAACCAACACACAGGACCACTCCGGGGATCTCAGCTACCTGCACACGCTGAGGACCATTCAGGAGACCTTGAGGAAGGAAACGACCCTCGAGGAATCGCTCAACGCGCTCCTGAAGACCCTGGCCCTGGATATGGAATACGTCCGGGCGTTCATGGTCATCATGGACCCCAAGACCGAGAACCTGAAGCTCTCGCTGACGTACAGCCCGGCCCAGTCCGACGACGTGACCTACTCGCCGGGCCGGGGCATCATCGGGCGGGTCTTCGACTCGGGCCAGTCCATCAGCGTGCCGCGCATGTCAGACGATCCCGAGTTCCTGAACAAGGCCTTCGGCCGCAGCCCGGAGGAGCTCCGCAAGCTCGGCTTCATCTGCGTCCCGGTCATCAACCTGCGCTCGGACGAGTCCGAGGTCATCGGGGCCCTGTCCGTGGACGTGCCGCTCATCCCTGCCGACGACATGGCCGCCCACCGCGACTTCCTCGAGGTGGTGGCGGGCATCATCGCCGGGCACGTGGCCCAGCTCCAGGAGGAGATGGCCACCCAGAACCACCTGCTCTCCCAGGGCCTCATGGCCGGGGGAGCCGACACCACCCCGCCCAAGGACTTCGTGGCCGCCTCCAAGGCCATGCGCCTGGTCCTGCGCCAGTCCACCCAGGTGGCCCCGAGCCGGGCCACGGCGTTGCTGCGCGGCGAGTCCGGCACCGGCAAGGAGCTCCTGGCCGAGGCCATCCACCAGGCCAGCCCACGGGCGGACAAGCCGCTCATCAAGCTGAACTGCGCGGCCCTGCCCAGCGAACTCATCGAGTCCGAGCTGTTCGGCCACCAGAAGGGCGCCTTCACCGGTGCCTTCCAGACCAAGCGCGGCCTGTTCGAGGTGGCGGACCAGGGCACCCTGTTCCTGGACGAGATCGGCGAGCTGTCCATGGACGCCCAGGCCAAGGTGCTGCGGGCCATCCAGGAAAAAGAGATCCAGCGGGTCGGTTCCGAACAGACCATCACCGTGGACGTGCGCCTCATCTGCGCCACCCACCAGCCGCTCGAGGAGCTGCTGGAAAAGGGGCTGTTCCGCGAGGACCTGTACTACCGCATCAACGTCTTCCCCATCTTCATACCGCCCCTCAAGGAGCGGCGAGAGGACATCCTGCCTCTCGCGGAACACTTCCTGGCCGAATTCACCGACGAATACGGCAAGGAGGTCAAGCGCATCTCCACGCCCGCCATCGAGCTGCTGGTCATGTACCACTGGCCAGGAAACGTGCGCGAGCTGAAGAACTGCATGGAGCGCGCGGTCCTGCTCTGCGAGGAGCAGGTCATCCGCACCTACCATCTGCCGCCGACCCTGCAGTCGGCCGAGAGTTCGGCCACGGGCACCAACCTCTCCTTCGGCGAGGCCGTGGCCAAGTTCGAGCAGGAGCTGCTCATCGACTCGCTCAAGAAGACCGGCGGCAACATGCTGCAATCGGCCCGCGACCTGCGCGTGTCCTACCGGATCGTCAACTACAAGGTGAAGAAGTACAACATCGACGTGAAGAAGTACTCGCAGACCAAGAAAAAGCCCAAGAAGAAGCTCGAAGTCTAG
- the iorA gene encoding indolepyruvate ferredoxin oxidoreductase subunit alpha translates to MANPLLGDTPGVTQLLLGNEAIVRGAVEAGIQVVTCYPGTPSSEVPDTLYRISPEGKYYFEYSVNEKVALEVAGGATLGGAMAMCTMKHVGVNVAADPLMTLCYVGAPGGLMLLSADDPGCHSSQNEQDNRIYARLGGMPVFEPASAQEAKDMARDGLLLSKKHSAPLLLRTTTRVNHLRGAVTFGPAPDPGKPAGFTRNPSHNVPIPAFSRPMHVRLMERMAALQEESENSPYNTVSGSGKYGIACSGISRAYVADALDNAGLADQVTILELGFSHPLPENKCLDFLKSVDTVLVVEELEPVLENDLRVLAQKHKLDIEIKGKDVLPRNDEFTVTMVENVIREGLGQGPVPTCECSLPDLPGRPPNLCAGCPHRGTYFAARKVFGDDAIYSSDIGCYTLGLLPPLQTADFLLCMGSSISAGSGMAKATGRTVVGFIGDSTFFHSGLTGVANAVFNSHDILIIVLDNRTTAMTGHQPNPGVDKTVIGDNDHPLDIETAVRGLGVTEVRTVNPFNQKKTMAAMEELKDMTGVRVLIAKEPCPLYTRRVYKKVAPQVAYVAESCTGRFDCLDKLACPAMYKEGGKAAVNPILCNGCMLCLQVCGHIKAKKRG, encoded by the coding sequence ATGGCAAATCCGCTCTTGGGTGACACCCCCGGCGTCACCCAGCTGCTCCTCGGCAACGAAGCCATCGTGCGCGGCGCCGTGGAGGCGGGCATCCAGGTGGTAACCTGCTACCCCGGCACCCCGTCCAGCGAGGTGCCCGACACGCTCTACCGCATCTCGCCCGAAGGCAAGTACTACTTCGAATACTCGGTCAATGAAAAGGTCGCCCTCGAGGTGGCCGGAGGCGCGACCCTGGGCGGCGCCATGGCCATGTGCACCATGAAGCACGTGGGCGTGAACGTGGCCGCCGATCCGCTCATGACCCTGTGCTACGTGGGCGCTCCCGGCGGGCTGATGCTCCTGTCCGCCGACGACCCCGGTTGCCATTCCAGCCAGAACGAGCAGGACAACCGCATCTACGCCCGCCTCGGCGGCATGCCGGTCTTCGAGCCCGCCTCGGCCCAGGAGGCCAAGGACATGGCCCGCGACGGCCTGCTCCTTTCGAAAAAGCACAGTGCGCCTCTGCTCCTGCGCACCACCACCCGCGTGAACCACCTGCGCGGCGCGGTCACCTTCGGTCCGGCCCCGGACCCGGGCAAGCCCGCCGGCTTCACCCGCAATCCGTCCCACAACGTGCCCATCCCGGCATTTTCCCGGCCCATGCACGTCCGCCTCATGGAGCGCATGGCCGCCCTGCAGGAGGAGTCCGAGAACTCCCCGTACAACACCGTTTCCGGCAGCGGCAAATACGGCATCGCCTGCTCGGGCATCTCCCGCGCCTACGTGGCCGACGCCCTGGACAACGCGGGGTTGGCCGACCAGGTCACCATCCTGGAGCTGGGCTTCTCCCACCCCCTGCCCGAGAACAAGTGCCTCGACTTCCTCAAGTCCGTGGACACGGTCCTGGTGGTCGAGGAGCTGGAACCGGTCCTGGAGAACGACCTCCGCGTCCTGGCCCAGAAGCACAAGCTCGACATCGAGATCAAGGGCAAGGACGTGCTCCCGCGCAACGACGAGTTCACCGTGACCATGGTCGAGAACGTCATCCGCGAGGGCCTCGGCCAGGGGCCGGTGCCCACCTGCGAATGTTCCCTGCCCGACCTGCCGGGCCGTCCGCCGAACCTCTGCGCGGGCTGCCCGCACCGCGGCACCTATTTCGCCGCGCGCAAGGTCTTCGGCGACGACGCCATCTACTCCTCGGACATCGGCTGCTACACTCTCGGCCTGCTGCCCCCCCTGCAGACCGCCGACTTCCTGCTGTGCATGGGCTCGTCCATCTCGGCGGGCAGCGGCATGGCCAAGGCCACCGGCCGGACCGTGGTCGGCTTCATCGGCGACTCGACCTTCTTCCATTCCGGCCTGACCGGCGTGGCCAACGCGGTCTTCAACAGCCATGACATCCTCATCATCGTCCTGGACAACCGGACCACGGCCATGACCGGCCACCAGCCCAACCCGGGCGTGGACAAGACGGTCATCGGCGACAACGACCATCCCCTGGACATCGAGACCGCCGTGCGCGGCCTGGGCGTCACCGAGGTGCGCACGGTCAACCCGTTCAACCAGAAGAAGACCATGGCCGCCATGGAAGAGCTGAAGGACATGACCGGCGTGCGCGTGCTCATCGCCAAGGAGCCCTGCCCGCTCTACACCCGCCGGGTCTACAAGAAGGTCGCCCCGCAGGTGGCCTATGTGGCCGAGTCCTGCACCGGCCGGTTCGACTGCCTGGACAAGTTGGCCTGCCCGGCCATGTACAAGGAAGGCGGCAAGGCCGCCGTCAATCCGATCCTGTGCAACGGCTGCATGCTCTGCCTCCAGGTCTGCGGACACATCAAAGCCAAGAAGAGAGGCTAA
- a CDS encoding indolepyruvate oxidoreductase subunit beta: MADTKKIRIFMTGVGGQGTLTATTLLAKTVLSQGLTVTSGEIHGMAQRGGVVESTVLIGCKSPKIGLGEADILLGFEPMETMRALPYLRQGGLVVSSTEYMPPLSVAMGKQDCPTIDDIKKAVSTCTSKAYFMANQSIGLEAGAVQAGNVAMLGALCAAGELPFGPEALEAAIKANMPAKIQAVNLKALELGVKALNS, from the coding sequence ATGGCCGATACCAAGAAAATCCGCATATTCATGACCGGCGTGGGCGGCCAGGGCACCCTGACCGCCACCACCCTGCTGGCCAAGACCGTCCTCAGCCAGGGCCTGACCGTGACCTCCGGCGAAATCCACGGCATGGCCCAGCGCGGCGGCGTGGTCGAGTCCACCGTGCTCATCGGCTGCAAGTCGCCCAAGATCGGTCTCGGCGAGGCCGACATCCTCCTCGGGTTCGAGCCCATGGAGACCATGCGCGCCCTGCCCTACCTGCGCCAGGGCGGCCTGGTGGTCTCGTCCACCGAGTACATGCCGCCCCTGTCCGTGGCCATGGGCAAACAGGACTGCCCGACCATCGACGACATCAAGAAGGCCGTGTCCACCTGCACGAGCAAGGCGTACTTCATGGCCAACCAGTCCATCGGCCTGGAGGCGGGCGCGGTGCAGGCAGGCAACGTGGCCATGCTCGGCGCCCTGTGCGCGGCGGGCGAACTGCCCTTCGGCCCCGAGGCCCTGGAGGCCGCCATCAAGGCGAACATGCCCGCCAAGATTCAGGCCGTGAACCTCAAAGCCCTGGAGCTCGGCGTCAAGGCCCTGAACTCCTAG
- a CDS encoding SEC-C domain-containing protein produces the protein MEIVPPNITEEVKDFCSEISTGPLVYLSIQKEKYSLLDECFPNVQKKIEQDGGNILYGWKIWMIPNLFIEAEFHSIWESEQGDWIDITPNRSGENKILFLHDKNNGYNDKQVNNIRKNLSNNRLIDDYILINNALYHFTNYGENSFQRVRTFEDIDADILEWIYEWKESLEELIEIGNGPGCSCPCGSGLKYKKCHAKELRKMAAAIVKKFNADIRNK, from the coding sequence ATGGAAATCGTACCTCCGAATATAACGGAAGAAGTCAAAGACTTTTGCTCCGAAATATCAACTGGACCACTAGTATATTTATCTATACAAAAAGAAAAATATTCTTTGCTTGATGAATGCTTTCCCAATGTTCAAAAAAAAATTGAACAAGATGGCGGGAATATCCTTTATGGTTGGAAAATATGGATGATACCGAATCTTTTTATTGAAGCTGAATTTCACTCTATATGGGAATCTGAGCAAGGTGATTGGATAGATATCACACCTAATCGCAGTGGAGAGAATAAAATTTTATTCCTTCATGATAAAAATAATGGATACAACGATAAACAAGTTAATAACATCAGGAAAAATTTATCCAACAACAGACTAATCGATGATTATATCTTAATTAACAATGCGTTGTATCATTTTACTAATTATGGAGAAAATTCATTCCAACGTGTCAGAACATTCGAAGATATAGATGCAGATATTCTAGAATGGATATATGAGTGGAAAGAAAGCCTTGAAGAACTTATTGAGATTGGTAATGGGCCAGGCTGTTCTTGTCCTTGCGGTTCCGGTCTGAAGTACAAAAAATGTCACGCCAAAGAACTACGGAAAATGGCTGCTGCTATAGTTAAAAAATTTAACGCGGATATCCGAAATAAATAA